The proteins below come from a single Flavobacterium lindanitolerans genomic window:
- a CDS encoding DUF5522 domain-containing protein, with amino-acid sequence MNEQNNENKLKEGEDFYYTPEGYKCFTEKHHLKRGYCCKSGCRHCPYGFDKKTGLNKK; translated from the coding sequence ATGAATGAGCAAAATAATGAAAATAAATTAAAAGAAGGCGAAGATTTTTATTATACGCCCGAAGGTTACAAGTGCTTTACAGAAAAACACCATTTAAAAAGGGGTTACTGTTGCAAGAGCGGATGCCGGCACTGTCCTTACGGGTTCGATAAAAAAACAGGGCTGAATAAAAAATAG
- a CDS encoding tetratricopeptide repeat-containing sensor histidine kinase translates to MAVFLLFGAISGFSQANRTKINSLKKQIYSKSSVSKAKSLILLSDELSSSNPENSLLYAREALRTSQEIKNDSLISVSYNSIALNFEVRSKLDSALFYHKKALDIRIKLKDRIGMADTFNNIGICLDQQGKFQEALENYFKALKIYERKKDSEKIAMTYVNIGIVYKTQKEYEKSLDYYKKANAIYARNKSEFGFAATSGNIGSVLIDFKKFRESIRYSELAKEGYQKLGYDRYVAYPVSNIAIAYDSLKEYDKSEVFYLQAINLHKKFKNDYEIGNISNAYSRSLNKQSKFKESIRISEEALGYIKKAKLFPLEVNALKNLANAYAGIGNYLKAYELSSAYSKGRDALFEEEKTKAVFELETQYETEKKEREILIQRARIAENELKIERKNLMILAVVFLLLLSVLIGWQFFNRQKLKNIQLQKENELKDALLKIETQNKLQEQRLRISRDLHDTIGAQLTFIISSIDNLKYGFQIEDERLQNRLAGISEFTKETIYELRDTIWAMNMNQINFEDLKSRISNFIDNAKISSIGIDFQFVYSDAGLCKRTFTSVEGMNIYRIIQETINNSIKHSGAGKIAVTIDGDEDNLVIEVTDNGKGFSPGLNKEGNGLNNIRKRAKEIGGEIELNSKPGEGTAMKLFLPNNA, encoded by the coding sequence TTGGCAGTTTTCCTTCTGTTTGGAGCTATTTCCGGTTTCAGTCAAGCCAATAGGACAAAAATTAACAGTTTAAAAAAGCAGATTTATTCTAAAAGCAGTGTTTCCAAAGCGAAATCGCTGATTCTGCTTTCGGATGAATTGTCAAGTTCCAATCCCGAAAATTCACTTTTGTATGCCCGGGAAGCGTTAAGAACTTCACAGGAAATCAAAAACGACAGTCTTATTTCGGTTAGCTATAACAGTATTGCCTTAAATTTTGAAGTTCGAAGCAAACTGGATTCGGCACTTTTTTACCATAAAAAAGCCCTCGATATTCGTATCAAATTGAAAGACCGGATTGGAATGGCAGACACTTTCAACAATATCGGGATTTGTTTGGACCAGCAGGGAAAATTTCAGGAAGCATTGGAAAACTATTTCAAAGCCCTGAAAATATATGAAAGGAAAAAAGACAGTGAGAAAATAGCGATGACCTATGTAAACATCGGAATCGTTTATAAAACCCAAAAAGAATACGAAAAATCGTTAGACTATTATAAAAAAGCTAACGCCATCTATGCCCGAAACAAATCAGAATTTGGTTTTGCGGCTACCTCAGGAAATATAGGTTCTGTTTTGATTGATTTTAAAAAGTTCAGAGAATCAATACGCTATTCGGAACTGGCAAAAGAAGGCTATCAAAAATTGGGTTATGATAGGTATGTGGCCTATCCGGTTTCTAATATTGCAATTGCTTACGATAGCCTGAAAGAATATGATAAGTCAGAAGTGTTTTATTTGCAGGCCATAAACCTGCATAAAAAATTTAAAAATGATTATGAAATAGGGAATATTTCGAATGCCTATTCCAGAAGTTTGAACAAGCAATCAAAATTTAAGGAAAGTATTCGCATTTCTGAAGAAGCTTTGGGCTATATAAAAAAGGCAAAATTATTTCCTCTGGAAGTCAATGCTTTAAAAAATCTCGCCAATGCTTATGCGGGTATTGGAAACTATCTAAAAGCTTACGAACTGTCAAGTGCCTATTCCAAAGGCAGGGACGCTCTTTTTGAAGAAGAAAAAACCAAAGCCGTTTTTGAGTTGGAAACTCAGTATGAAACGGAAAAAAAGGAAAGGGAAATCCTGATACAAAGAGCGAGAATTGCAGAGAATGAGTTAAAAATTGAACGTAAAAACCTCATGATTCTGGCGGTTGTTTTTCTGTTGTTGCTTTCCGTTTTAATAGGTTGGCAGTTTTTCAACAGGCAGAAACTAAAAAACATACAGCTTCAAAAAGAAAATGAACTTAAAGATGCACTTTTAAAAATCGAAACCCAAAATAAATTACAGGAGCAAAGGCTTCGGATTTCAAGAGACCTGCACGATACTATTGGTGCACAGCTGACCTTTATTATTTCGTCAATAGACAATCTCAAATATGGCTTTCAGATTGAAGACGAAAGGCTGCAAAACCGATTGGCGGGAATCAGCGAATTTACCAAAGAAACTATTTACGAACTTCGGGATACAATTTGGGCGATGAATATGAACCAGATAAACTTTGAAGATTTAAAATCAAGAATATCAAACTTTATTGATAATGCCAAAATCTCTTCTATAGGAATTGATTTCCAATTTGTTTATTCTGATGCCGGTTTGTGTAAAAGGACATTTACATCTGTAGAAGGAATGAATATTTACAGGATTATTCAGGAAACAATAAACAATTCCATAAAACATTCCGGAGCTGGAAAAATAGCAGTAACCATTGATGGAGATGAAGATAATCTGGTCATAGAAGTAACAGACAACGGCAAAGGATTCAGTCCCGGGCTGAATAAGGAAGGAAACGGACTCAATAATATCCGAAAACGAGCCAAAGAAATTGGAGGTGAAATTGAACTTAATTCTAAACCGGGTGAGGGAACAGCCATGAAACTGTTTCTTCCCAACAACGCCTAA
- a CDS encoding aromatic amino acid hydroxylase: MNAPFESNPLIDRLPEHLKQFIKPQDYEDYTPINQAVWRYVMRKNVDYLSKVAHNSYLDGLKKTGLEIENIPNMYGMNRILKEIGWAAVAVDGFIPPNAFMEFQAYNVLVIASDIRQLEHIEYTPAPDIIHEGAGHAPIIANPEYAEYLRRFGEIGCKAISSSRDYEMYEAIRLLSILKEAEGTPQDEIDAIEKKVDELQNDMGELSEMALIRNLHWWTVEYGLIGDINNPKIYGAGLLSSIGESTWCMTDNVKKIPYDITAAFQSFDITKPQPQLFVTPDFAHLSQVLEEFANTMALRTGGLSGVQKLIQSKALGTIELSTGIQISGVFTNVIESEGKPVYVQTTGETALSYREKELVGHSTSYHSEGFGSPIGKLKGINLAIEDMSPRDLKAYGIYEGERVTLEFQGDITVTGEIITGTRNIQGKIILISFKDCTVTHNDTVLFQPEWGIYDMAVGKKVISAFSGPADVRSFNLVNHVPSSKTIKAKKSTEREELESLYLNVRNMREGKTPFMTIEKTFEILKENHPKDWLLAVEIAELLDKNHQTDFLQEVLIYLEKLKQTRPEIAHLISGGLELIFENESV; encoded by the coding sequence ATGAATGCACCTTTTGAAAGCAACCCATTAATTGACAGACTTCCTGAACATTTAAAGCAATTTATAAAACCGCAGGATTATGAAGACTATACACCTATCAATCAGGCTGTATGGCGCTATGTAATGCGTAAAAATGTGGATTATCTTTCAAAAGTAGCACACAATTCATATTTGGACGGATTGAAAAAAACAGGTTTGGAAATAGAAAACATTCCAAATATGTATGGTATGAACCGCATCCTTAAAGAAATAGGATGGGCGGCTGTAGCTGTTGACGGATTTATCCCGCCAAATGCTTTTATGGAATTCCAGGCCTACAATGTTTTGGTAATTGCTTCCGACATCCGACAATTGGAACATATTGAATATACGCCTGCTCCGGATATTATCCACGAAGGTGCCGGCCATGCTCCCATTATTGCTAATCCGGAATATGCCGAATACCTGAGAAGGTTTGGCGAAATTGGCTGCAAGGCTATCTCATCTTCCAGAGATTATGAAATGTATGAAGCCATCCGACTGCTTTCTATCCTAAAAGAGGCAGAAGGAACACCGCAGGACGAAATCGACGCTATTGAAAAAAAGGTGGACGAACTTCAAAACGATATGGGTGAATTGTCTGAAATGGCACTTATCCGAAACCTGCATTGGTGGACAGTAGAATATGGATTGATAGGCGACATCAATAATCCGAAAATTTACGGTGCCGGATTACTTTCTTCAATTGGAGAAAGCACCTGGTGTATGACCGATAATGTAAAAAAGATTCCTTATGATATTACGGCGGCTTTCCAAAGTTTTGATATTACAAAACCGCAGCCGCAACTTTTTGTTACTCCGGATTTCGCACACCTGAGTCAGGTTTTGGAAGAATTTGCCAACACTATGGCCCTACGAACCGGAGGACTTTCAGGTGTTCAAAAATTAATACAGTCAAAAGCTTTAGGCACGATTGAATTAAGTACAGGAATACAGATTTCAGGCGTATTTACCAACGTTATTGAAAGTGAAGGGAAACCTGTTTATGTACAAACCACGGGAGAAACTGCCCTATCTTACAGAGAAAAAGAACTGGTTGGACATTCTACATCCTATCATTCAGAAGGCTTTGGCAGCCCAATTGGCAAACTCAAAGGAATCAATCTGGCTATTGAGGACATGAGTCCGAGAGATTTAAAAGCATACGGTATTTATGAAGGAGAACGTGTTACGCTCGAATTCCAGGGTGATATTACCGTTACGGGAGAAATTATTACCGGCACAAGAAATATTCAGGGAAAAATTATTCTGATTAGTTTTAAAGATTGTACAGTAACCCATAACGACACCGTTCTTTTCCAACCGGAATGGGGAATATATGATATGGCTGTAGGCAAAAAAGTAATTTCCGCTTTTTCCGGACCAGCCGATGTCAGAAGTTTTAACCTGGTTAACCATGTGCCTTCAAGCAAAACTATAAAGGCCAAAAAAAGTACGGAAAGAGAAGAGCTGGAAAGCCTTTACCTGAACGTCAGAAATATGCGTGAAGGGAAGACACCGTTTATGACTATTGAAAAAACCTTTGAAATACTAAAAGAAAACCATCCTAAGGATTGGCTTTTGGCAGTAGAAATTGCCGAATTACTCGACAAGAACCATCAAACCGATTTCTTACAGGAAGTGCTTATTTATCTCGAAAAACTAAAACAAACCCGTCCTGAAATAGCACATTTAATTTCCGGTGGTTTGGAATTAATTTTTGAGAACGAAAGCGTTTAA
- a CDS encoding DUF4136 domain-containing protein, whose amino-acid sequence MKTIKLLPLLFLFALASCSSVHVATDYDKNVDFANYKSFAFFKSGIDKVEISDLDKRRILNAIDAELTAKGITKSENPDLLVNIFTKSRQQVDVNQFNAGWGYGWGWGWNPWMWGGRSTTVSTTTEGTLYIDLIDARKKELIWQGEGVGVLTQNINKKDERIKEFVKKILEKYPPGKK is encoded by the coding sequence ATGAAAACAATTAAATTATTACCCCTGCTCTTTCTTTTTGCGCTGGCATCCTGCTCATCGGTACATGTTGCTACGGATTATGACAAAAATGTTGATTTTGCCAACTACAAATCATTTGCCTTTTTCAAATCAGGCATTGATAAAGTTGAAATTTCTGACCTTGATAAAAGAAGAATACTGAACGCAATTGATGCAGAACTAACTGCCAAAGGAATAACAAAAAGCGAAAATCCGGACCTTCTGGTTAATATTTTTACCAAGTCAAGACAGCAGGTTGATGTTAACCAATTCAATGCCGGATGGGGCTATGGTTGGGGATGGGGCTGGAACCCATGGATGTGGGGCGGCAGGTCTACTACCGTTTCTACTACAACAGAAGGAACCCTATATATAGACCTGATTGATGCCCGAAAAAAAGAACTGATTTGGCAAGGTGAAGGCGTAGGCGTACTGACGCAGAACATCAACAAAAAAGATGAGCGCATCAAGGAATTTGTCAAAAAAATCCTGGAGAAATATCCTCCCGGAAAGAAATAA
- a CDS encoding DUF4230 domain-containing protein — protein MRRILIIAGIVVAVILAFRFCEFKKDDRSTIEYDTNLIQERIVNVGKLIVTEGHFAEVLTYKDQEKYLMDLISFEKKALVIVNADVTVSYDLRQMKYDIDEKNKTITIKYIPKEEIKINPDIKFYDINQSRMNPFTGDDYNKINKSVKANLAKKIEKSSLKTNAQNRLISELSKILITTNSMGWTLRYDGQTVNEESIDKVLL, from the coding sequence ATGCGAAGAATCCTCATCATAGCCGGAATAGTAGTAGCCGTTATTTTAGCCTTTCGTTTTTGTGAATTCAAAAAAGATGACCGTTCCACAATAGAATATGACACCAATCTTATTCAGGAACGAATTGTGAATGTAGGTAAGTTGATTGTTACAGAAGGACATTTTGCCGAAGTGCTTACCTATAAAGACCAGGAAAAATATTTAATGGACCTGATTTCTTTTGAGAAGAAGGCATTGGTTATTGTAAATGCAGATGTGACTGTGTCTTATGACCTGAGACAAATGAAATATGATATTGACGAGAAAAACAAAACGATAACAATCAAATACATTCCTAAAGAAGAAATAAAAATAAATCCTGATATCAAGTTTTATGATATTAATCAGAGCCGTATGAATCCTTTTACAGGCGATGACTACAATAAAATCAATAAGTCTGTAAAGGCCAATCTGGCCAAAAAAATAGAAAAATCATCTTTGAAAACAAATGCCCAGAACAGGCTGATTAGCGAGCTTTCCAAAATATTGATTACGACCAATTCAATGGGATGGACCCTACGCTATGACGGGCAGACTGTAAATGAAGAATCGATTGACAAAGTGTTGCTTTAG
- a CDS encoding response regulator, whose protein sequence is MSIKIAIADDNYFLQKTILEKLSFFTELQCRFTALNGKELLEKLEANHNIDLILMDIEMPEMDGIEATERVKSKYPHIKIIMLTVFDNDENIFNAIKVGADGYLLKEVNPKDLCQGILETMNGGAAMNPSIALKTLKLLRNPIEFERKCVEEVKLTSREIEVLEQLSKGLNYNVIADNLILSPGTVRKHIENIYGKLQVHNKIEAIEKAKNNKLI, encoded by the coding sequence ATGTCCATCAAGATAGCTATAGCAGACGATAATTACTTTTTGCAGAAAACCATTCTGGAGAAATTGTCTTTTTTTACCGAATTACAATGCCGGTTCACGGCACTTAACGGGAAAGAGTTGCTTGAAAAACTCGAAGCCAACCACAATATTGATTTGATATTGATGGATATAGAAATGCCTGAAATGGACGGTATAGAAGCAACAGAACGTGTGAAAAGCAAATATCCGCATATCAAAATTATCATGCTGACTGTTTTTGATAATGATGAAAACATTTTTAATGCCATTAAGGTTGGCGCAGACGGTTATTTGCTGAAAGAAGTAAATCCAAAAGATTTGTGTCAGGGCATTTTGGAAACCATGAATGGTGGTGCGGCAATGAATCCTTCAATTGCCCTAAAAACATTAAAACTGCTTCGGAATCCGATAGAATTTGAACGAAAATGCGTTGAAGAAGTCAAGCTCACGTCCCGAGAAATAGAAGTTTTAGAACAGCTTAGCAAAGGTTTGAATTATAATGTAATAGCAGACAATCTTATTCTTTCACCAGGCACGGTGAGAAAACATATCGAAAATATTTATGGCAAGCTTCAGGTGCACAACAAGATTGAAGCCATTGAAAAAGCCAAAAACAACAAGTTGATATAG
- a CDS encoding GSCFA domain-containing protein: MQFTTPVPIPKSSHSIDYASKVVSLGSCFAENMGNKLDYFKFQNTTNPFGILFHPLALQKIIHKAVRQELFSEKDVFYHNERWHSFDVHSELSLADKTTFLENLNSGIGNFHNALLESSHVIITLGTSWVYRKIETDAIVANCHKVPQAAFKKELLSVVQIKESLLEIIGTILTFNPKTKLIFTVSPVRHIKDGFVENQWSKANLISSLQEVVHATESTSYFPSYEIMMDELRDYRFYAEDMIHPGSLAIDYIWKRFAETWISEDASSIMPEIDSIQKGLNHRSFNPQSEQHQKFLENLQNKILVLKSKYPFMEF; this comes from the coding sequence ATGCAATTCACTACGCCTGTACCAATACCCAAAAGCTCTCATTCAATCGATTATGCTTCGAAAGTTGTTTCATTGGGTTCCTGCTTTGCCGAAAACATGGGAAACAAGCTGGATTATTTTAAATTTCAGAATACGACCAATCCTTTCGGAATCTTATTTCATCCGTTGGCGTTACAGAAAATAATACACAAAGCGGTCCGACAGGAACTGTTCTCAGAAAAAGATGTTTTTTATCATAACGAAAGATGGCATTCATTTGACGTACATTCTGAGTTGAGCCTTGCAGACAAGACAACGTTTTTGGAGAACCTTAATTCTGGTATAGGGAATTTTCACAATGCTTTACTGGAAAGTTCGCATGTTATAATCACTTTAGGAACCTCCTGGGTTTATCGGAAAATTGAAACGGATGCCATCGTGGCAAATTGCCATAAAGTGCCTCAGGCGGCGTTTAAAAAAGAATTACTTTCTGTAGTACAGATTAAAGAAAGCCTTTTAGAAATTATCGGAACCATTTTGACTTTCAATCCGAAAACGAAATTGATTTTTACAGTTTCTCCTGTGCGTCACATCAAAGATGGTTTTGTGGAAAACCAATGGAGCAAAGCCAATCTAATTTCGAGCCTTCAAGAGGTAGTCCATGCTACAGAAAGCACCTCTTATTTTCCAAGCTATGAAATTATGATGGATGAATTACGCGATTACCGCTTTTATGCAGAAGACATGATTCATCCCGGTTCATTGGCGATAGATTACATCTGGAAACGGTTTGCAGAAACCTGGATATCGGAAGATGCTTCTTCAATAATGCCGGAAATAGACAGTATTCAGAAAGGACTGAACCACAGGTCATTTAATCCGCAATCAGAACAGCACCAAAAGTTTTTAGAAAACCTTCAGAATAAGATATTGGTTTTGAAATCGAAGTATCCATTTATGGAGTTTTGA
- a CDS encoding 1-aminocyclopropane-1-carboxylate deaminase/D-cysteine desulfhydrase, translating into MVEIKNQLILKTNKVDVFIKREDLIHPFVSGNKYRKLKYNLLKAKEDGYSVLLTFGGAFSNHIAAVAFAGKENNFKTIGVIRGDELREKIEDNPTLKFAQENGMQFEFISRAQYSDKQSPEFEEELRRRFGNFYLIPEGGTNELAVKGCEEILTADDAQFDYICCAVGTGGTISGIINSALPHQKVLGFPALKGDFLKKEIRKFASNENWELIADYHFGGYGKVNLELIEFINNFYQDNNVPLDPVYTGKLVFGVADLIEKNYFPDKSKILIIHTGGLQGIQGMNTVLENKQLPKININV; encoded by the coding sequence ATGGTCGAAATAAAAAATCAATTGATTCTTAAGACGAACAAGGTTGATGTTTTCATAAAAAGGGAAGACCTTATTCATCCGTTTGTTTCCGGAAATAAATATAGAAAGCTCAAATATAACCTGCTAAAAGCTAAAGAAGATGGATATTCTGTGTTGTTGACTTTTGGTGGTGCTTTTTCGAACCATATCGCAGCTGTTGCCTTTGCAGGAAAAGAAAATAATTTTAAAACCATTGGGGTAATCAGAGGTGATGAATTGAGAGAGAAAATCGAAGACAACCCAACCCTGAAATTTGCTCAGGAAAACGGCATGCAATTTGAGTTCATTTCAAGGGCGCAATATTCGGATAAGCAAAGTCCGGAATTTGAGGAGGAATTAAGACGCAGGTTTGGTAATTTTTATCTTATTCCGGAAGGCGGAACAAATGAGTTAGCGGTTAAAGGCTGTGAAGAAATACTGACCGCTGACGATGCGCAATTTGATTATATCTGTTGTGCAGTGGGAACGGGAGGCACGATTTCGGGAATTATTAATTCGGCATTGCCGCATCAGAAAGTTTTGGGATTTCCGGCGCTAAAAGGGGATTTCCTAAAAAAAGAAATTCGTAAATTTGCCTCAAATGAAAATTGGGAGCTGATTGCTGACTATCATTTCGGCGGTTATGGAAAAGTGAATTTAGAACTGATTGAATTTATAAATAATTTTTATCAGGATAATAATGTTCCGTTAGACCCCGTTTATACTGGAAAGCTTGTCTTTGGTGTTGCCGATTTGATTGAGAAAAATTATTTTCCCGACAAGTCGAAAATCTTGATAATCCACACAGGCGGATTGCAAGGCATCCAGGGCATGAACACGGTATTAGAGAATAAACAATTACCCAAAATAAATATCAATGTTTAA
- a CDS encoding glucosaminidase domain-containing protein yields the protein MFKKIFFLLTIATLASCGSSKSKVATTKKAAYKPKREVAARKTHTGKTVSTTKSGAGSGRTTEVIESTSKTIVYSDVVNSYVLQYKDIAKGNMKQYGIPASIILAQGILESGAGSGTLSKTANNHFGIKCHTGWTGESVRHDDDAEQECFRKYNDPAESYRDHAEFLTGRSRYASLFKLEKGDYQGWAKGLKAAGYATDPKYPDKLISYIERYNLHQYDAEVLGVEFTPIQKSQPVAVNTRPGNTEGFYEVTKGDTLYSISKKFNTTVDDLKRLNNLSDNAISIGQFIKVK from the coding sequence ATGTTTAAAAAAATCTTCTTTCTATTGACAATTGCAACGCTGGCTAGTTGCGGTTCTTCAAAGTCAAAGGTAGCTACGACAAAAAAAGCGGCTTATAAGCCGAAAAGAGAGGTAGCAGCAAGAAAAACTCACACTGGAAAAACAGTATCAACTACCAAATCCGGTGCTGGCTCAGGTCGTACTACAGAAGTTATCGAATCAACTTCAAAGACAATCGTATATAGCGATGTGGTAAACAGTTATGTTTTGCAATACAAAGACATTGCAAAAGGAAACATGAAACAGTATGGAATACCTGCAAGTATTATTCTGGCGCAAGGAATTTTGGAATCGGGCGCTGGTTCCGGAACTTTGAGCAAAACAGCAAACAACCATTTCGGAATCAAATGCCATACAGGATGGACCGGAGAAAGTGTCCGTCATGATGATGATGCCGAACAGGAATGTTTCAGGAAATATAATGACCCGGCTGAATCGTATAGGGACCATGCAGAGTTTTTGACAGGAAGGAGTCGTTATGCCAGCCTTTTTAAGTTAGAAAAAGGAGATTATCAGGGCTGGGCAAAAGGATTAAAAGCTGCGGGATATGCAACAGACCCAAAATATCCGGATAAGTTAATCAGCTATATTGAACGATACAATTTGCATCAATATGATGCTGAGGTTTTAGGTGTAGAGTTTACGCCTATCCAGAAAAGTCAACCGGTAGCCGTGAATACGAGGCCGGGCAATACGGAAGGTTTTTATGAAGTGACAAAAGGAGATACCTTATATTCGATTTCAAAAAAATTCAATACTACTGTTGACGATTTGAAAAGATTGAATAATCTTTCTGACAATGCCATTTCGATTGGACAATTTATAAAAGTAAAATAA
- a CDS encoding urocanate hydratase, translating into MTFQEQIQQGIPSVLPQPKPYETDINHAPKRKEILSAEEKKLAVRNALRYFDAKHHEVLAKEFRDELETYGRIYMYRLRPDYRMYARPISEYPGKSEQAKAIMLMIQNNLDYAVAQHPHELITYGGNGAVFQNWAQYLLTMKYLSEMTDEQTLVMYSGHPMGLFPSHKEAPRVVITNGMVIPNYSKPDDWEKFNALGVSQYGQMTAGSYMYIGPQGIVHGTTITVLNGFRKIKKSPGGHLFVTSGLGGMSGAQPKAGNIAGCVTVCAEVNPKITHIRHSQGWINEIIENIDELVPRVKKALENKEVVSIAYLGNVVDVWERFDQENLHIDLGSDQTSLHNPWAGGYYPTGYTFDESNELMANDPEKFKAEVQKTLRRHAAAINKHTAKGTYFFDYGNAFLLEASRAGADVMAENGIDFKYPSYVQDIMGPMCFDYGFGPFRWVCTSGKPEDLQKTDEIASKILEEMSKTAPVEIQQQMQDNIQWIKGAQENKLVVGSQARILYADAEGRIRIAEAFNQAIAKGEIGYVVLGRDHHDVSGTDSPYRETSNIYDGSRFTADMAIHNVIGDSFRGATWVSIHNGGGVGWGEVINGGFGMVLDGSKEASRRLESMLFWDVNNGISRRSWARNDGAIFAIKRAMEAQPLLKVTLPNKVDESLLDF; encoded by the coding sequence ATGACTTTCCAAGAACAAATACAACAAGGCATTCCATCGGTTTTGCCGCAACCAAAGCCATACGAAACCGATATAAATCATGCGCCAAAAAGAAAAGAAATTCTTTCTGCTGAGGAAAAAAAATTAGCTGTCCGCAATGCCTTGCGTTATTTTGATGCGAAACATCATGAGGTTTTGGCCAAAGAATTCAGAGATGAATTGGAGACCTATGGCCGAATTTACATGTATCGTTTACGCCCGGACTACAGAATGTATGCCCGGCCGATTTCAGAATATCCGGGAAAATCAGAACAGGCAAAGGCGATTATGCTCATGATTCAAAACAACCTGGATTATGCTGTGGCGCAACATCCGCATGAATTAATTACGTATGGTGGTAATGGTGCCGTTTTTCAAAACTGGGCACAATACCTGCTAACTATGAAATACCTTTCTGAGATGACCGACGAGCAGACTTTGGTTATGTATTCCGGCCATCCGATGGGATTATTTCCATCTCACAAAGAAGCACCAAGGGTTGTTATTACTAACGGAATGGTTATTCCTAATTATTCCAAACCGGATGATTGGGAAAAATTCAATGCCCTTGGAGTTTCACAATACGGACAAATGACGGCAGGAAGTTATATGTATATTGGACCGCAAGGTATTGTTCACGGAACAACAATTACTGTTTTAAACGGATTCCGAAAAATAAAAAAATCACCTGGCGGACACCTTTTTGTCACTTCAGGATTAGGCGGAATGTCCGGAGCACAGCCAAAAGCCGGAAATATTGCGGGTTGTGTTACGGTTTGCGCAGAAGTCAATCCAAAAATCACACACATACGCCATTCACAGGGATGGATAAATGAAATCATAGAAAATATTGACGAATTGGTTCCGAGAGTAAAAAAAGCTCTGGAAAATAAAGAAGTAGTTTCTATTGCCTATTTAGGAAATGTTGTTGATGTCTGGGAGCGATTTGACCAGGAAAACCTGCATATCGATTTAGGTTCAGACCAGACTTCATTACATAATCCATGGGCTGGCGGCTACTATCCTACCGGATATACTTTTGATGAATCGAATGAACTGATGGCCAATGACCCTGAAAAATTCAAAGCCGAAGTACAGAAAACATTACGCCGACATGCAGCCGCCATCAACAAACATACAGCCAAAGGAACTTATTTCTTTGACTACGGAAATGCTTTCCTTTTGGAAGCTTCGCGTGCAGGTGCAGATGTAATGGCCGAAAACGGTATTGATTTCAAATATCCGAGCTATGTACAGGATATTATGGGTCCAATGTGCTTTGATTACGGATTTGGACCTTTCCGTTGGGTTTGTACCTCAGGAAAACCTGAAGATTTGCAAAAAACTGATGAAATAGCTTCAAAAATATTGGAAGAAATGTCCAAAACAGCTCCGGTTGAAATCCAGCAGCAAATGCAGGATAATATCCAATGGATTAAAGGCGCTCAGGAAAACAAACTGGTCGTGGGTTCACAAGCCAGAATTCTTTATGCTGATGCCGAAGGAAGAATCAGGATTGCCGAAGCTTTTAACCAGGCAATTGCCAAAGGAGAAATTGGCTATGTGGTATTAGGCCGCGACCACCACGATGTTTCCGGAACAGATTCGCCTTACAGAGAAACTTCCAACATTTATGACGGTTCCCGATTTACTGCAGATATGGCTATCCATAATGTCATTGGCGATAGTTTCAGAGGCGCAACCTGGGTTTCTATCCATAATGGCGGTGGCGTTGGCTGGGGCGAGGTTATTAACGGTGGCTTTGGTATGGTTCTTGATGGTTCAAAGGAAGCTTCCAGACGCCTGGAATCCATGCTTTTCTGGGATGTAAATAATGGGATTTCCAGAAGAAGCTGGGCCAGAAATGACGGTGCCATTTTTGCTATAAAAAGGGCAATGGAAGCACAACCGTTATTAAAGGTTACGCTTCCAAATAAGGTAGACGAAAGCCTTTTGGATTTTTAA